One genomic window of Aethina tumida isolate Nest 87 chromosome 3, icAetTumi1.1, whole genome shotgun sequence includes the following:
- the LOC109598513 gene encoding amidophosphoribosyltransferase-like: protein MAERICKYSHETEEEDLACAMESIGVSRRKGRGAVTSGLTHECGVFGAIGTGEWPTNLEIAQIVCWGLVALQHRGQESAGIVTSEGKCSKYFNIVKGMGMISNIFNDDAIKRLKGSIGIGHTRYSTSAASEEVNCQPFVVHTAHGALAVAHNGELVNCDSLRRQVLQHGVGLSTHSDSELITQALCLNPPEGELNGPDWPARIRHFMQLAPLSYSLVIMLKNKIYAVRDPYGNRPLCLGKILPQNEPLDGDCDDSREAEGWVVSSESCGFLSIGAQYVREVFPGEIIEMSRHGIRTIDIVARPEEKAQAFCIFEYVYFARADSIFEGQMVYAVRMQCGRQLAIEHPVEADLVSSVPESGNAAAHGFSRQSGISFAEVLCKNRYVGRSFIQPSNRLRQLSIAKKFGALSGSVKGKRVILIDDSIVRGNTIGPIIKLLRNAGAKEVHIRVASPPLLYPCYMGINIPTKEELIANKLNPNELAKHVGADSLAYLSVEGLIKAVRSDIKTKNPHKVGHCTACLTGNYPGGEPHELEW from the exons ATGGCCGAGAGAATCTGCAAGTATAGCCATGAAACGGAAGAGGAAGACCTGGCTTGTGCGATGGAGAGCATCGGCGTGAGCCGCAGGAAAGGACGCGGCGCCGTCACGTCCGGACTGACGCACGAGTGCGGCGTCTTCGGAGCGATCGGCACCGGCGAGTGGCCCACCAATTTGGAGATAGCGCAGATCGTTTGTTGGGGGCTGGTGGCGTTGCAACACAG GGGTCAAGAATCGGCCGGTATTGTAACCAGCGAAGGAAAATGCTcgaaatacttcaacattgTGAAAGGTATGGGAATGATCAGCAACATCTTCAACGACGACGCGATCAAAAGGCTGAAAGGAAGTATTGGCATAGGACACACCAGATACTCAACCAGTGCGGCCTCCGAAGAGGTCAACTGTCAACCGTTCGTGGTGCACACCGCCCACGGAGCACTAGCAGTTGCCCACAACGGAGAACTGGTTAATTGTGATAGTTTAAGACGACAG GTATTACAACACGGAGTTGGTTTGTCCACCCACTCAGACAGTGAACTGATAACTCAAGCCCTTTGCTTGAACCCACCGGAAGGTGAACTGAACGGTCCGGACTGGCCGGCTAGAATAAGGCACTTCATGCAACTGGCACCTTTAAGTTATTCCCTAGTTATAATGttgaagaataaaatatacgcAGTGCGGGACCCTTACGGCAACAGGCCTTTGTGCTTGGGAAAAATCTTACCCCAAAACGAAC CTCTTGATGGGGACTGTGACGACAGTCGAGAGGCGGAAGGTTGGGTCGTGTCGTCGGAATCCTGCGGTTTCCTGTCGATCGGTGCCCAATACGTCCGCGAGGTGTTCCCGGGCGAGATCATCGAGATGTCCAGACACGGTATCCGCACCATCGACATAGTGGCCAGGCCGGAAGAGAAGGCGCAGGCTTTCTGCATCTTCGAGTACGTTTACTTTGCCAGGGCCGACAGTATTTTCGAGGGACAGATGGTGTACGCCGTGAGGATGCAATGCGGAAGGCAGTTGGCCATCGAGCATCCCGTCGAAGCGGATCTGGTCAGCTCCGTACCGGAATCTGGAAACGCTGCCGCCCACGGTTTCTCCAGACAG AGTGGTATTTCCTTTGCGGAAGTGCTGTGCAAGAACAGATACGTTGGCCGATCCTTCATCCAACCCAGCAACAGGCTAAGACAGCTCAGCATTGCAAAGAAATTCG GTGCGTTGTCTGGCAGCGTAAAGGGCAAAAGGGTGATTCTCATCGACGACTCGATTGTTCGAGGCAACACAATTGGCCCAATCATTAAACTTCTCCGAAACGCGGGAGCTAAGGAAGTACACATCAGAGTGGCAAGCCCTCCACTCCTCTACCCATGTTATATGGGCATAAACATTCCGACAAAAGAGGAACTAATCGCCAACAAATTGAATCCCAACGAACTGGCCAAGCACGTTGGTGCCGACAGTTTGGCTTATTTGAGCGTAGAGGGGTTGATTAAGGCCGTAAGGTCTGACATCAAGACAAAGAATCCGCACAAAGTTGGACATTGTACTGCTTGTTTGACTGGCAATTATCCTGGAGGCGAGCCCCATGAATTAGAATGGTGA